The segment GCCAGGAACCGACGATCGTGACCAAGTCCACGCCCTATCCCATCACCTTTACCTGGGACTTCTTATCGGCAGCCGGCAGTCTCGTGCTCTTCGCGTCGATCATCGCCTTTATCGTGATGGCAATCCGGGGTGCGCCGCTGCGCCTGTTCTTTACGACCTACGGGCGTACGCTACGCCAGCTAGCCCTGCCCATCATGACGATCGCCTTCATCCTGGGCATCGCCGCCGTCATGAACTTCTCGGGCATGACGTCTACGCTTGCCCTCCTCATGGCAAAAGCCGGAGGGTTCTTCCCCTTCTTCTCGGCGGTCATCGGTGCGCTGGGCGTCTTCTTGACCGGCAGCGACACCGCATCCAACACGCTCTTCGGCCCGATGCAAGCCCATACCGCCCAGCAAATCGTCATCGGCGGGCACCATCTGAGTCCTGTCCTGACGGCGGGCACCAACTCGTCGGGGGGTGTCATGGGCAAGATGATCAGCCCGCAAAACCTGTCGGTGGGCGCGGCGGGCGTCAACCGAGTGGGCTCGGAGGGCGAGATCTTCCGCCGTACCATCGGCTACAGCCTGATCCTCACGGCCGCCGTCGGCATCGTCGCCATGATCGAGGTCTACCTGATCCCCGGGATCATCCCAACCTTCGGTTAGCTGCAAAACAATTCCCTGCCTCCGCTCCCTCCCCCGCGCACGGGGGAGGGTCGGGGTGGGGCGTACGCTTTAGCAAAATGGAAGCGGTGGATCGCGATCAGCTACTGGGCCGGATTCGCGGCGTGGTTGGCGATCACTACGCGTTCGCGGATCCCTACGAGATGCGGCTCTACCAGTACGACGCCAGTCCCGAGACGGCGCTGCCGGATATCGTCGTCATCCCGGGGACGGCGAAGGAGGTCGCGCAGCTTGTCAAGATGTGCTGCGACGCCGGCGTGCCGATCACGGCGCGCTCAGGCGCCAGCAGCCTGGCCGGGGGCACCGTCCCGGTCGAGGGCGGAGTCGTCATCACGTTCGCCCGGATGGACCGCATCCTCGAGATCGATATCGACAACCTGCGCGCGGTGGTCCAGCCCGGTGTCGTCAACCTGGCGCTGAGTCAGGCGCTCAAACCGCATGGCTACTACTACGCACCCGACCCGTCGAGCCAGGGTGCTTGCACCATAGGAGGGAACGTCGCCACCAACGCCGGTGGCCCGCACACCCTCCTCTACGGCGTCACGGTCAACCACGTCACCGGCCTCGAGGTCGCCCTCGCCAGCGGCGAGCTGGTGCAAGTCGGCGGGCGCAACGTCGCGGAGGCCATCGGCTATGACCTGACAGGTGTCCTGGTCGGATCGGAGGGAACGATGGGGGTCGTCACGCGGGTCTGGGTGAAGATCCAGCCCCTGCCGCCGGTGCAAAAGACCTTGATGGCTGTCTACCCCGATGTTGCCTCCGCGAGCAACGCCGTGTCCGCCATCGTGCGTACCGGGATCCTTCCCGCCGCCATGGAGATGATGGACAAGCTCTCCATCCAGGCGATCGAAGCGGCATCGCACGCGGGCTATCCACTGGATGCCGGCGCGGTCTTGCTGCTCGAAGTCGACGGCACGCCAGAGGTCGCCGAGGAGCTCGGCGAGCGGATGGCGAAGGTCTGTCGCGAGAACGGTGCCACCGAGGTGCGTGTCGCGCGCAACGAGGGGGAACGCCAGGCACTCTGGAAAGGCCGCAAGGGGGCGTTCTCCGCGATGGGTCGCCTATCGTCCGATTTCTACGTGATGGATGGCGTCGTGCCGCGAACCAAGTTGCCCGAGACGCTCGCGAAGATCGACGCCATCAGCGAGCGA is part of the Candidatus Dormiibacterota bacterium genome and harbors:
- a CDS encoding FAD-linked oxidase C-terminal domain-containing protein, which encodes MEAVDRDQLLGRIRGVVGDHYAFADPYEMRLYQYDASPETALPDIVVIPGTAKEVAQLVKMCCDAGVPITARSGASSLAGGTVPVEGGVVITFARMDRILEIDIDNLRAVVQPGVVNLALSQALKPHGYYYAPDPSSQGACTIGGNVATNAGGPHTLLYGVTVNHVTGLEVALASGELVQVGGRNVAEAIGYDLTGVLVGSEGTMGVVTRVWVKIQPLPPVQKTLMAVYPDVASASNAVSAIVRTGILPAAMEMMDKLSIQAIEAASHAGYPLDAGAVLLLEVDGTPEVAEELGERMAKVCRENGATEVRVARNEGERQALWKGRKGAFSAMGRLSSDFYVMDGVVPRTKLPETLAKIDAISERTGFKICNVFHAGDGNLHPLVLFDAFKAGQYEAVLRIGDEILKLCADAGGSVTGEHGIGLEKRENIRYVFSDDDLEVMDRVRRVFDPQRLMNPGKVFPSKGAKPPRVPIPEGSPRRQPRAAVPAGDDVWV